One part of the Chryseobacterium mulctrae genome encodes these proteins:
- a CDS encoding RNA methyltransferase encodes MIIESFQNEKIKHITKLLTDNRFRKKSEVFVVEGQQENERAQKYNFEAVEFYICENIFKGNTPKKKIHLVSDKVYEKIAYRGTSEGIIGVYKTKESHLNNFQPKENSTVIIVEGVEKPGNLGAILRSCEAFGIDALIVADGKTDFYNPNVIRSSVGCLFGMEVFQADNNEVYEFLKKNNFNIYTTIMDETSKDMFERDFTKRSAVLFGTEHSGLSDFWYGKGQNTLIPMTGSIDSLNLSNAVAITCYEALRQKKS; translated from the coding sequence ATGATCATCGAGAGTTTTCAAAACGAAAAGATAAAACACATTACCAAACTTCTTACAGACAACCGTTTTCGTAAAAAATCGGAAGTTTTTGTAGTAGAAGGACAACAGGAAAACGAAAGAGCTCAGAAATACAATTTTGAAGCTGTAGAATTCTATATCTGTGAAAACATTTTCAAAGGAAATACTCCTAAAAAGAAAATTCATTTAGTGAGTGATAAAGTCTATGAAAAAATTGCTTATCGAGGGACTTCAGAAGGAATTATTGGAGTTTATAAAACCAAAGAATCTCATTTAAACAACTTTCAACCAAAAGAAAATTCAACGGTAATCATCGTAGAAGGTGTTGAAAAACCAGGAAACTTAGGTGCAATCTTAAGAAGCTGCGAAGCTTTCGGAATTGATGCTTTAATTGTTGCCGATGGAAAAACAGATTTTTATAATCCTAATGTAATTCGATCTAGTGTTGGATGCCTTTTTGGAATGGAAGTTTTTCAGGCAGACAATAACGAAGTCTATGAATTTTTAAAGAAAAACAACTTCAACATATATACAACCATTATGGATGAGACTTCCAAAGATATGTTTGAAAGAGATTTCACAAAACGTTCGGCGGTCTTATTTGGTACAGAGCATTCAGGGTTGAGTGATTTCTGGTATGGTAAAGGTCAAAATACATTAATACCGATGACCGGAAGTATTGACTCTTTAAATTTGAGTAATGCTGTAGCGATTACATGTTATGAAGCTTTAAGACAGAAAAAGTCTTAG
- the trhO gene encoding oxygen-dependent tRNA uridine(34) hydroxylase TrhO, producing MQLYNTLSAEERAQLIDEAGKQRLTLSFYAYAKIENPKKFRDDLFIAWNALDALGRIYVAHEGINAQMSIPADHLEDFRNTLEVYDFMQGIRLNVAVEQDNHSFLKLTIKVRHKIVADGLNDDTFDVTNKGIHLKAQEFNNLLEDPNTIVVDFRNHYESEVGHFEGAITPDVENFRESLPIINEQLQDFKDDKNLLMYCTGGIRCEKASAYFKHQGFKNVFQLEGGIIEYTRQIKEENIESKFIGKNFVFDHRLGERITDDIISQCHQCGKPCDNHTNCANDACHLLFIQCDDCKTAMENCCSTECLEITHLPVEEQVALRKGLQVGNKVFRKGKSDALTFKKSGDLPNKPLAKVDSKNIRQKIAVKKTLIGKAEHYYTKSKIAQFLIENNEVSVGDKVLISGPTTGEQEITITEIFVNGSSCETAKAGDQITFELPFRVRLSDKIYKILG from the coding sequence ATGCAACTGTATAACACCTTAAGCGCAGAAGAAAGAGCTCAACTTATTGATGAAGCTGGTAAGCAACGCCTTACTTTGTCTTTCTATGCGTATGCCAAAATTGAAAATCCCAAAAAATTTCGCGACGATTTATTTATAGCCTGGAACGCACTCGATGCATTAGGTCGTATCTATGTTGCCCATGAAGGAATTAATGCTCAAATGAGTATTCCTGCAGATCATTTGGAAGATTTTCGAAATACGTTGGAAGTCTATGATTTTATGCAAGGAATTCGTCTTAATGTTGCAGTAGAACAAGACAATCATTCTTTCTTGAAATTAACGATTAAGGTAAGACATAAAATTGTTGCCGATGGTTTGAATGATGATACTTTTGATGTGACCAATAAAGGAATTCACTTAAAAGCACAGGAGTTTAATAACTTATTGGAAGATCCCAATACAATTGTAGTAGATTTTAGAAATCATTACGAAAGTGAAGTAGGACATTTTGAAGGTGCTATCACTCCAGATGTGGAAAACTTCAGAGAGAGTTTGCCGATTATCAACGAGCAGCTTCAGGATTTTAAAGATGATAAAAATCTTTTGATGTATTGTACGGGCGGAATCCGTTGTGAAAAAGCAAGTGCTTATTTCAAACATCAAGGTTTTAAAAATGTTTTTCAATTGGAAGGCGGCATTATTGAATATACCCGTCAAATCAAAGAAGAAAATATTGAAAGTAAATTTATTGGTAAAAACTTTGTGTTTGATCACCGATTAGGAGAAAGAATTACCGACGATATTATTTCTCAGTGTCACCAATGCGGAAAACCGTGTGATAATCACACTAACTGTGCTAATGATGCTTGTCATTTGTTGTTTATTCAGTGTGATGACTGTAAAACGGCGATGGAAAACTGTTGTTCTACAGAATGTTTAGAAATAACACACTTGCCGGTCGAAGAACAAGTTGCTTTAAGAAAAGGATTGCAGGTTGGTAATAAAGTTTTCAGAAAAGGAAAGTCTGATGCTTTGACCTTTAAAAAGTCAGGAGATTTACCAAATAAACCTTTAGCAAAAGTTGATTCTAAAAATATTCGCCAGAAAATTGCAGTCAAAAAAACATTGATTGGAAAAGCTGAACATTACTATACAAAATCAAAAATTGCACAATTTTTAATTGAAAATAATGAAGTTTCAGTTGGAGATAAAGTTTTAATCTCTGGCCCAACAACAGGAGAACAGGAAATTACAATTACTGAAATATTTGTTAATGGAAGTTCTTGCGAAACAGCAAAAGCAGGTGACCAAATTACTTTTGAACTTCCGTTCAGAGTTCGTTTGTCAGATAAAATATATAAAATTTTAGGATAG
- a CDS encoding 5-formyltetrahydrofolate cyclo-ligase, whose product MKKSELRKIYLEKRNNLSKDEISLFSKRIFQNFIDYFKPVSDQKIHIFIPIEKFKEINTQIFIDYFLSRNIKVFVPKIVDAKLISVEIFSDTQFETNNWGISEPVSNEDSEVLDFDFVITPLLYCDFKGNRVGYGKGFYDQFFENISKDSKKIGVNYFNPDDMIDDVWENDIPLDYLVTPTEVLSFSSKSE is encoded by the coding sequence ATGAAAAAATCAGAACTCAGAAAAATATATCTTGAAAAAAGAAATAATCTGTCAAAAGATGAAATTTCTCTTTTTTCTAAAAGAATTTTTCAAAATTTCATCGATTATTTTAAACCTGTTTCTGATCAAAAAATCCATATTTTCATTCCGATTGAAAAGTTTAAAGAAATTAATACCCAGATTTTTATTGATTACTTTTTAAGCCGAAATATCAAAGTTTTTGTTCCTAAAATCGTTGATGCAAAATTGATTTCTGTTGAAATTTTCTCTGACACTCAATTTGAAACCAATAATTGGGGAATTTCTGAACCTGTTTCAAACGAAGATTCAGAAGTTTTAGATTTCGATTTTGTGATTACTCCTTTGCTTTATTGTGATTTTAAAGGAAACAGGGTAGGGTATGGAAAGGGATTTTATGATCAATTCTTTGAAAATATTTCAAAAGATTCAAAAAAAATCGGAGTTAATTATTTTAACCCCGATGATATGATTGATGATGTCTGGGAAAATGATATTCCCCTAGATTATCTGGTTACGCCTACTGAAGTGCTGTCTTTTTCCAGCAAGTCTGAATAG